The Haloferax volcanii DS2 DNA segment CGCGTCGGCGACGTGCCGCAAATCGGCTCGGGCTTCTACGCCTCCCCGGCCGGCGGCGCGTCGACCACGGGAGCGGGCGAAGACATCGCGCGCGTGACGCTCGCGCGCCGCGCCGTCGGCCACCTCGAGCGGGGCTGCGACGCCCAGACCGCGGCCGACCTCGCCATCGAGGAGTTCGGCGAACTCACCGGGTCGTCGGCGGGGATCATCCTCCTCGACGACGAGGGCTTCGGCTCGGCGTACAACTCCGACGGGATGCAGACCAGCACCGCGTCGAAGTAGTCTCAATCGAGCGTCTGCGACCGCTCGCCCGGCCGCGCCGGCGGTCGCCGCCACGGTTTACTCGGTTCGGTCCTTGCAGTTCCCCATGAGCGATTGGACCGCGGCCGACGCCCCCGACCTCTCGGGGAAGACCGTCATCGTCACCGGCGCGAACAGCGGCCTCGGCTTCGAAGCGACGCGCGCGTTCGCCGAGAAGGGCGCGCACGTCGTCATGGCCTGCCGGAGCCTCGACCGCGGCGAGGACGCGATGGCCGACATCCGCGACTCGGTGCCGGCGGCCTCGCTGACCCTCTCGGAACTCGACCTCGCCGACCTCGACTCCGTCCGGCGGTTCGCCGACGAGTTCGCCGCCGAACACGGGTCGCTACACGTCCTCTGCAACAACGCCGGCGTGATGGCGATTCCCCGGCGGGAGACCGCACAGGGCTTCGAGACGCAGTTCGGCGTGAACCACCTCGGTCACTTCGTCCTGAGCGCCCGCCTGTTTCCGACGCTCCGCGACACGCCCGGCGAGACGCGACTCGTCGCGATGTCGAGCGGCCTCCACGAGCGCGGCCGGATGGAGTTCGACGACCTGCAAGGCGAACGCGACTACGACGAGTGGGACGCCTACGCCCAGAGCAAGCTCTCGAACCTGCTTTTCGCGTTCGAACTCGACCGCCGGCTGACCGCCGCGGGCATCGACGACGTGCTGAGCGTGGGCGCGCACCCCGGGTACGCGGCCACGAACCTCCAGTTCCGCGGCCCCGAGGCCTCCGGGTCGACGCTCCGGTATTGGATGAGCAAGCTCGGCAACGCGATATTCGCCCAGTCGGCCGAGATGGGCGCGCTCCCGCTCCTGTACGCTGCCACGTCGCCGGCCGTCGAAAGCGGGGAGTACGTCGGCCCGCAGGGGCTGTTCGGCATGCGCGGCACCCCCGGCATCGCGGAGCCGAGCGACCGCGCCAGAGACCCCGAGACCGCCGCCCGGCTCTGGGACGTGTCGGAGGAGCTCACCGACACGCGGTTCCGGCTGGCCTGATTCACCACCTGTCTCGGACGAGCGCCGGGAGGCGAGACGGCCAAATACTGCGGCGTGCTATCTACTCCCGTGACCGAATCAACGCCGACAATCACCCGGAGCGTCGCCGACGCTCTCGTCTCCACCTGCCGAACGACCCTCGAGGACTCCCTGCGGAGCGTCGTCCACTTCACCCGCGACGACTTCGACGTGCTGTATGTCCGACGGAACCTCCACGACGGCGACGAGGCCGCGGCGCGCGCAGCGAGCGCCGGACTCGTCGAGAGCGAGCGCACCGGATTCGGCCCGCGAGAGACCTACAACGCCGGCGCGACCGGCGCGACCTCCGACTTCGGCGAGTACGAGTTCACCCTGCGCGTCTTCTCGGACGGCTTCGTCGGCCGCGTCGTGGGCGGCGACCGCGGCGTCATCGTCACCACCGACGAACTCGAACTCTCGGAGTTCGAGGAGATGGAAGTCGCGCTCCGCCGGATGCTCGAAACGACCACCGCCGGGTGAACCGACTCGCCGGCGGGCGTGACGACTCCTCGAGCGCTGTCGGTCTCGTTGGTCGGTCGTCCGGTGTCTACACTCCCTCGACGAGTCGCTCTAGCTGCTCCGGCGGCACCGCTCCTCGCGCGGCGTAGCCCTCGTACGCGAAGGTTGGGACACCGGTGACGCCGTGCTGCTGGGCCTCACTGAATCGTTCGCGCACTTCGGCCCGAAGCGTTTCGTCGTCGAGCGCGGACGCGACTTCCTCGCCGTCGATGCCCACCGATTCGGCGAGTTCGACGAGCACCGCCTCGTCGCCGATGTCTTTGCCGTCCTGCCAGAGCGCCTCGAAGACCGACTCGTCGAACGCGAGCCACGTCTCGTAGTCGGCGTGTCCCTTCAGGTAGTACGAGACGATTTGCGCCGGCAGCGAGTCAACGTCGGTCCCGAGGTCAAGCGTCATCTCGACGTCGTACCGTTCTTGTAACCGACGGACCCCCTGCTTCGCTTGCTCGTAGTAGTCTTCGTCTTTTCCGTCGTCGACCGAGAAGTCGATGCTTCCGTCGGGGCGGCGCTTCTGACTCCGCAGGTCGAACGGATGCCAGTCGATATCGAGTTCCTCGTCTCTCGTCTCTTGATACTGCGACAGGGACTGCCTCCCGAGGTAGCAAAAGGGACACACGTAGTCCGAGTAGACCGTTATCGCCTGGTCGGCGTCTGAACTCATGCGTATTTGTCTCTCCTACGGTTACAAAAACGGCGCGGTCGCGGGCGACCAGTTCGAATGCCGACGCTACTGAGTTGCAGAGAGCGAACGGCCGCGAGGAGAGTAGCCGACCGCCTCAGCGTCCGAACAGACGCTGCCTGAGGCTTCGGTCGGTGGCGCGCTCCACCAAGAGAACCGCGTGGTCGGTGTCGTTGACCACGTCGAGGTGCAGCGAGTCGGTCAGGAGTCGAGTGAGAAGGCCCCGTTCGGTCGCTCCCATCAGCACCATCGAGTGGCTGTCGGCCCGGTCGGCGATGGCTCGTTCGATGTCGCCGGAATCGTCGACGATTCGCGCCGCGTCCTGCAGGCCGTGTTCGGTCGCCCAGTCGGAGAGGAACGCCTCGCCCCGTTCGCGGTCGTGTCGTTCATACGAGACGATACGCTCGAGTCGGGCTTAGACCTGTCTCGACCCGTCGCTTCGCGTGAATTCGTAGTCCGCTCGTTCTGATGGTCATGACTTACACAATTAATGTTAATAGTTCTACGAGAGTACACCCGGACGCCAACCATGGTGAGTGTTACCGACCTACAGACGATGTACGAGCAGATGGTGACCGCTCGGCACTACGAGGAGCGACTAGTGGACGAGTACCTCGTCGGCAAACAGCCGGCGTTCGACATCTCGGCGGGGCCGATTCCCGGCGAACTGCACCTCGCGGCCGGCCACGAGGCGTCCGGGGCGGGCGTCTGCATGCACCTCCGCGACGACGACACGGTGACCGCGCCGCACCGACCGCACCACATCGCCATCGCGAAGGGCGTCGACCTCAAGCGCATGACGGCCGAGATTTTCGGCCGGAAGACGGGGCTGTGCCGCGGGAAGGGCGGCCACATGCACCTGTTCGACCCCGACGTGAACTTCGCGTGTGCGGGCATCATCGCGCAGGGCTGTCCGCCGGCGGTCGGCGCGGCGATGGCCGCGAAAAAGCGGAACACCGACTCGGTCGCCGTCGCCTTCCTCGGCGAGGGCGCTATCGACCAGGGCGGCTTCCTCGAATCGCTGAACCTCGCGGCGGTCCACGACCTCCCGGTCGTCTTCGTCGTCGAGGACAACGACTGGGCCATCAGCATGCCGAAAGACCGCGTGACCGACGTGCAGAACGGCGCACAGCGCGCCGCCGGCTTCGACCTGCCGGGCGTCCGCATCGACTCCGACGACGCCACGGCGGTCTACGAGGCCGCGGGCGAGGCCGTGATGCGCGCCCGCGACGGCAACGGGCCGACGCTCATCGAGGTGCAGGTCCACCGCCGGATGGGTCACTTCATGGGCGACGCCGAGGCGTACCGCCCGGAGGCCGACATCGACCGCGCGAAACAGCGCGACTCCATCGAGCGACTCGCCGCGGACCTCCGCTCGCACGGCGTGACCGACGACGACATCGACGAGATGCGGGAGCGCGCCCACGGGCGGGTCGAGGCGGCGATTTCGTGGGCGAAAGAACAGCCCGAACCCGAGCCGGCGGAGGCGTACGAGAACGTGTTCACGAACCCGCCGGCGCAGGCGGCGACCGACGGCGGGAGCGCGGCAGACGCGCCGGGCGACGCCGGCGAGACGGGAGGCGACAACTGATGGCGACCGAATCACGAGACTACACGGAGGCGACCGAGACGGACCGCGAACTGACCATGAGCCGGGCGATGGTGGAAGCCATCGCGTGGGAGATGCGCGAGAACGAGGAGGTGTTCTACATGGGCGAGGACGTCGCCGACTACGGCGGCATCTTCTCCAGTACGACGGGCCTCTTGGACGAGTTCGGTCGCGACCGCGTGATGGACGTTCCCATCAGCGAGACGGCCTACCTCGGCGCGGCCGTCGGGGCCGCACAGGCCGGCATGCGCCCGATTGCCGAACTGATGTTCGTCGACTTCTTCGGCGTCGCCATGGACCAGATCTACAACAACATGGCGAAGAACACCTACATGAGCGGCGGCTCGTTCTCCGTGCCGATGGTGCTGACCACGGCCGTCGGCGGCACCTACAACGACGCCGGCCAGCACTCCCAGACGCTCTACGGGACCTTCGCCCACCTGCCGGGGATGAAAGTCGTCGTCCCCTCGACGGCCTACGACGCCAAGGGGTTGATGCACACCGCCATCCGCGACGACGACCCGGTCGTCTACATGTTCCACAAGCGTCTCATGGGTCTCGGCTGGATGCCGTCGCCCTCGGGGCCGAAGACCGGCGTCTCCGAGGAGGACTACGCGATTCCGTTCGGCGAGGCCGACGTGAAGCGCCCCGGCGACGACGTGACCGTCGTCACCCTCGGCCTGCACGTCCACCGGGCGATGGAGGCCGCGGAACGGCTCGACGACGACGGCATCGACGCCGAGGTCATCGACCTCCGGACGCTCGTGCCGCTCGACACCGAGACGGTGCTCGACTCGGTCCGCAAGACCGGGAAGCTCCTCGTCGTCGACGAGGACTACCGGTCGTTCGGCGTGACGGGCGAGATAATCGCGCGGGCCGCCGAGGGCGCGCTGGACGACCTCTCGGCGGTCAAGCGGCTGGCCATCCACGACGTGCCGATTCCCTACGCCCGCCCGCTGGAAGACGAGGTCAACCCCGGCACCGACGACATCGCGGCGGCCGTCCGCGAACTCCACGAGTGACGGGCGAGTCGGAACCGAACGGGGGTCGCGCATGACGGACGCCGCGGACGTGAACTCGGCGGACTCGTGGCCCGACGACGCCGACGACGTGGCCGAGGGCTACCTCGCCAACTGGTTCGTCCGCGAGGGCTCGGCGGTCGACGCGGGCGAGACGCTCTGCGAGATACAGGTCGAGAAGGTGAGCATCGACGTGGCCGCGCCGACGACGGGGACGGTCACGGAGATAGTCGTGGCAGAAGGCGACGACTTCGCCCGCGGCGACGTGCTCGCGCGGGTGCAACCGAGCGCCTGAATCGGGCTTTTTTCTTCAGTCGTCGCCGGCGCGGTACGCCGCGCCGAGCGCCCGGTCCATCAGCTCTCGGTGGGCCTCGCGGACCCGCTCGCCGTCGCCGGGGCGACGCTGTTCGTACCGGCCGTCGCTGTCCATCACCCAGCGCCGGCGGTTGTCCGACAGGAGCGCGTCGAGGACGGCGTCGAGTTCGGCGCGGTGCTCGGGGTCTTCGACGGGCGCGACGGCCTCGACCCGGCGGTCGAGGTTGCGGGTCATCCAGTCGGCGGAGCCGACGTAGTAGTCCGGCTCGCCCCCGTTCTCGAAGTAGAAGATACGCGAGTGTTCGAGGAACCGGCCGACGACGCTCGACACCGAGACGTGCTCCGAGAGCCCCTCGATGCCGGGTCTGAGCCGACAGATACCGCGGACCACGAGGTCGATGTCGACGCCGGCCATCGACGCCTCGTACAGTTCGCGGACCATCGCGGGGTCTTCGAGCGCGTTCATCTTGGCGACGATGCGGGCGTCGCGGCCGGCGCGGGCGTGGTCGGCCTCCCGGCGGACGAGCCGGGTCATCTCCTCGCGGAGGTTCGTCGGCGCGACCAGCAGTTTCCGGTACGTCTCCTGCCGCGAGTGGCCGGTGAAGAAGTTGAACAGGCGAACGAGGTCGTGGCCGATGTCGGGGTCGGCGGTGAACAGCCCGAGGTCGGTGTAGAGCTTCGCGGTCTGGGAGTGGTAGTTGCCGGTGGCGACGTGGGAGTACAGCCGCACCTCGTCGCCCTCCTCGCGGACGACGAGCGCGGTCTTCGTGTGCGTCTTCAGCCCGATAGTGCCGTAAGCGACGTGGATGCCTTCCTCTTCGAGGCGACGGACCCACCGGAGGTTGTTCTCCTCGTCGAACCGCGCTTTGAGTTCGACCATCACCGCGACCTGCTTGCCGTTCTTGGCGGCCTCGATGAGCGTCTCGATGACCTCGGAGTCCGGCGCGGTCCGGTAGATGGTGGCTTTGATGGCCAGCACGTCGGGGTCGGCCGCGGCCGCCGCGAGGAACGTCCCCACCGTGCCCGTAAACGAGTGGTACGGGTGGTGGACGAGCACGTCCTTCCGGGCGATTTCGGTGAACACCGAGTCGGGGTCGTCGGCGGAGCGGCCGGCGAACCGTGGGTGGGGCTGGGGCGTCCACGGCGCGACTTCGAGTTCCGGCCGGTCGAGGTCGAAAAGCGACGCGAGCGCGCCGTAGTCCAGCGGCAGGTCGCGCTCGAACACCTCGCGGTCGTCCACGCCGAGCTGTTCTGCGAGCAGGTCGCGGACGACCTCGGGCGTGCCCGACTGGACCTCCAAGCGGACCACCGTGGCGAATCGGCGCTGGCGGAGCACGTCCTCTATCGTGGCGATGAGCCCCTCTGCGACCTCCTCGTTGCGGCGGACCTCGGCGTTCCGCGTCACCCTGAACGCGGAGGTGTCGACGACCTCGACGTTCGGGAACAGCAGGTCGATGTTGCGCTCCATGACGGCCACGAGCGGGACGAACCTGACGGGTCCCGCGGGGCCGTCGTCGTCCGCCCTCCCTCCCGCGTCGCCGACGCGCTCGTCCACGTTGACGAGTCGCGGGCGGTTGCCGGGGACTTTGACCCGCGAGAACTTCGTCGGCTCCTCCGGGCCCTCGGTCGTGCGGACCGCGAGCGACAGCGAGAGGTTCGAGATGAACGGGAACGGATGGGCCGGCTCGAACGTCAGGGGCGTCAGCGTCGGCAGGACCGACGCCTCGAAGTAGTCGCGGAGGGCCGCCCGCTCGTCGGGCGCGAGGTCGTCGTAGCCGACGATGTCGATGCCGGCGTCGGTGAGCGCGGGGCGGACGAGGTCGTGGAAGCAGTCGGACTGTCGGTCGAGCAGGTCGCGGGCGCGGTCGAGGACGAGCGACCACTGCTGGCTCGGCGTCCGGCCGTCGGGCGAGGGTTCGCTCACGCCGGCGGCCATCTGCTGTTTCAGCCCGCCGACGCGCTTCATGAAGAACTCGTCGAGGTTCGAGGTGAGAATCGAGAGGAACTTGACGCGCTCGAAAAGCGGGTTGCGGTCGTCTCTCGCCTCGTGAAGGACGCGCTCGTGGAAGGCGAGTTCGCTGAGTTCGCGGTTGAGATACAGCGCGGGGTCTGCGAGGTCGGCGTCGACCGGATTCGACTCGTCGTCGTCGCGGTCGCGAACGCGGACCGGCGCGGTCGCCTGCCCCTGACCGGCCTGTCGGCCCTGCGAGTCGCCGCCGCGAACCTCGTCGTCGGACATGTGCTTGAGAGGAGATGGTTCGGCGGCGGCCTTTAGTTCGCCGCCTCCGTCGTCGCCGCCACCGTCGCCTCGGGGGCTCAGACCAGCGCGGGCTGGCGGGGTTCGAGAATCTTCGAGTCCTTGCGGGACTCGTGGGTGACCTCGGAGTCGACGGCGACGAGTTCGTCGGCGTGGAGGTCGTAGGCCGTCAGCGCGCCGCCGTAGACCGCGCCCGTGTCGAGGCCCATCGCGTACTCGAAGACGGCGGGGTGGGCCATCACGGTGTGCCCGAAGAAGACGCGCTCGGGACCCTCGTAGTACTCGAACCAGAACGGGCCGTCGTAGCTGTCGCCGGGGTTCATCGCCCGGGTGTTTTCGAGTTCGTCGACGCTGTGTTCGGAAAGCGGCTTTTCGGGGTGGACGCCGCCGTGGACGACGATGGCGTCTTCCCACGTGATGGCGACCGGGAGGTTCGAAATCCATTCGAGGTCGTCGTCTGTCAGCGCGTCTAGCTCCTTCGTGCCGCGGATGAGCTTTTCTTCGTTGTTGCCGCGGACGGTCAGGAAGTTGTCGCGCTCGCGGACGTAGTCCACGACGCCCTTGCTGTCGGGGCCCTTCCGCACGAGGTCGCCGACGAAGACGACGAGGTCGTCCTCGGAGGGTTCGAGCCGGTCGACGAGGCGTTCGAGCGCCGGCAGACAGCCGTGTACGTCGCCGACGACGTACACGTCGTCCCAGTCGTCGATGTCGACTCGAAGGTGTTGCTCGGCGACGTCGGGGTGGAAGGACGGGACACTCATTGGAAACGTTCTCTCCTCTGCCTGAAGACGGCTACCTAAGAAAGGGTTGCTAGTTTCGAACTATTGTGCTATATAGACATGGCTGTGGGTCTCACGCACGCCGCGCGAGCCGCCGGCGACGACCCGCCCTCTGTCGCCGGCCATCCCGCAATCGCTTTCCGGCGCGGCCGCGAAGTCGCGGCCATGAGCATCGGACCCCTCGACGACGAGACGGTCGAGAAGTATCGAGAGGCAGGGGAGGTCCTCCGCACGGTGTTGGACGAGTCGGCCGAGATGGTCGAACCCGGCGTCACCCACCTTGAAGTCGCCGAACACGCCGAAGCGCGCATCCGCGAACTCGCCGATGGCTGTGCGTTCCCGGTCAACATCAGTATCAACGAGGAGGCGTCGCACGCCAGCCCCGGCCGCGACGACGACACCGTGTTCGGCGAGGACATGGTCTGTCTGGACGTCGGCGTCCACGTCGACGGCTACATCGCAGACTCCGCGGTGACAGTCGACCTCTCGGGCAACGACGAACTCGTCGAGTCCGCCGAGGAGGCGCTCGACGCCGCCCTCGACATGGTCGAAGCGGGCGCGCACACCGGGAAAATCGGCGCGGAAATCGAGGACGTGATTCGCGGCTACGGCTACACGCCCGTCCTCAACCTCTCGGGCCACGGCGTCGAGCAGTGGGACGCCCACACCGACCCGACCATCCCGAACCGCGGCGCAGAGCGCGGCGTCGAACTCGAAGTCGGTGACGTGGTCGCCATCGAACCGTTCGCCACCGACGGCACGGGCAAGGTCACCGAGGGGTCGAAAAACGAGATTTACAGCCTCGTCAACGACCGCTCGGTCCGCGACCGCATGTCGCGCAAACTGCTCGACGAGGTGCGCGAGGAGTACAAACTGCTCCCCTTCGCGGCCCGCTGGTTCGAGGGCGGTCGCTCAGAGATGGCGATTCGCCGGCTCGAACAGCAGGGTATCCTCCGCGGCTACCCCGTGCTGAAAGAGGAAGACGGCGCGATGGTCGGACAGGCCGAAGACACCATCATCGTCACCGAAGACGGCTACGAGAACCTCACGCGATAGTCGGACGGAACCGGAGTCGGAGCCAGCACCGACCGCCCCGAGACCGAAACGGCTTGCCCGTCCGGGTCCATTGAGCCGCCATGGACCAACTGTTCGCCCCGTGGCGCATCGAGTGGGTCGCCCGCGACGACGACCAAGACGCCGACGCCGACGACCCGGACGACGACGACCGCTGTCCCTTCTGTGCGCTCCCCGAGCGCGACGACGACAGAGAGAGCAAAATCGTCGCCCGCTCGCCGCACTCGTTCGTCCTCCTGAACAACTACCCCTACGCGCCGGGGCACGTCATGGTCATCCCGCACCGCCACACCGGCGAGTTCGCCGCCCTCTCGGACGCGGAACTCCTCGACCACGCCCGGCTCAAATCGAAGACGCTCGCCGCGTTGGACGCCGCCTTCGACCCCGCCGGGTTCAACGCGGGCGAGAACCTCGGCGGCTCGGCCGCCGGCGGCTCCATCGACGACCACCTCCACACCCACGTCGTCCCGCGGTGGAACGGCGACACCAACTTCATGCCGGTCATCTCCGACACGAAAGTGCTCGTGCAGGCGCTCGACGACTCCTACGACCAGATTCACGAAGCGTTCGCCGGCCTCGACGGGGCACTCGCCGACGGCGACGACGACGCGGTTCGCTTCGAATTAGACTGACCCTAAAACTCACGTCGAGTGCATCTAATAGCCCGCTCCGGCCCGAAGCGCATTTGAACCCCTCTCCCGAAAGCCACGGTAATGGAGCGGAAGCGGGCCATCCGTCGGGTCGGATTCGTCGTCCTCGCGGCGAACGTGCTTCTCGTCGCCGGGAAGGCCGGCGTGTGGTGGACGACCGGGAGCCTGGCCCTCGGGTCCGAGGCGGTCAACAGCCTCGCGGACGCGGTTTACAGCACCATCATCCTCGGCGGCCTCTATCTGACGACGAAGCCGCCGGACTGGGAACACCCCCACGGCCACGAGCGTATCGAGCCGTTCATCTCGCTTTTCGTCGCGGTCGGCATCTTCGCCGCCGGCGGGGCGATTCTCTGGCAGAGCACGTCCAGCATCCTCGCGGGGACTTACGGCGGAGACGCGGGGACGCTCGGCGTCGTCGTCCTCGTCGTCGCGGCGGCGGCCAAGTACGTCCTCTACCGCTACTGCTACTCGGTCGGCCGCGAGCAGAACTCGCCGGCGCTCGTCGCCGCCGGCGTCGACAACCGAAACGACATCCTCACCGCCGGGGCGGCGCTCGTCGGCGTGGTCGGCGGGCAGTTCGGCTACCCCATCTTGGACCCGCTGGCCGCCATGGTCGTCTCCATCGGCATCGTCTACACCGGCTACGAAATCGTCCGCGACAACGTGAACTACCTCGTCGGGGCCGCCCCGCCGGAGTACCTCCGGGCGCTCATCGTCCAGACCGCCCTGTCGCACCCCGACGTGTACGGCGCACACGACGTGGTCGCCCACTACGTCGGCCCCGAAATCGACGTGAGCCTCCACATCGAGGTCGAAGGCGACATGACGATTGCCGAGGCTCACGACATCGAGACGTGGGTCGTGCAGGCGATTCGGAACATCGACGAGGTCGACGACGTGTTCGTCCACATCGACCCGAAGGAACTCGGGGAGTGGAAGGAAGACGACGAGACCGAGCGCTACACCATGTTCTCGCCCGACGGCGGCGACGACCGCTGACGGCCACTAACTTCCACTAACGGACGCTGACGACCGCTGACGACCGCTGGGGGTTCAAAGAAGCTTCTGGACTTCCAGCCGTAGCTCCCCGAGATACGGCACGTGGAACTGGCCTTTCGCCCGCACCCAGTCGGGTCGGACGGGCGAGGCGATGCCCCGCGCCTGGTCGTAGTAGTCGTTGTCGTCGCCGCGAGTGACGTAGCCGGCGTGCGGCGCGGGGCAGTTCAGAAGTTCCGCACAGGAGTCCGAGCCGTCGACGTAAGACGAGTTGGCCCGGTCGTACCAGTTCTCTCCGTCCTCGACCCAGAAGACCGCGCGATGGATGATGGGCGAGCCGTCGCGCGACGGCGTGTCGTAGACGACGACATCGCCCGGGCCGCCGAGCCGGCCGTAGCCCTCGCTCGCGTTGGCCGTGACCACGCCGTAGTCGTCGGCCGCGGGGCCGCCGTAGCGAACCTCCGCGGTCACGACGACGAGGTCGCCGCGTTCGAGAGTCGGTTGCATGCTCCCGCTCTCGACGGCGACCATCGGGGGCCACACGCCGCTCACCGCGAACAGCACCGCGCCGACCGCGACGACGACCGCGACCGTCGAGAGCGCGTCTCTGGCGAACGCTCGGGCCTCCGATTGACTGTCGTCGGACACGGGTGCTGTCAGCCGTCGCGTCGCTATCAATCTTGTTGCCGGCGTCGGCGTGAGAGAAACCGTTAGGGCCGGGTGGCGCGACGGTCGGGTCGTGAACGACGACTACCACCTCGTCCCCGAGTTTCCCGCCCCCGAGACGTACGTTTCCCTCCGCGACGCCGCGGAGATGCCTCCCCGGTCTCTCGCGGCCGCCGAGCGCGGCGTTCCGAACACGATTTTCGGCGTGCGCGTCGTCTTCGAGGGGGCGACCGGCGACGAGATAGTCGGTATGGGTCGGCTCGTCGGCGACGGCGGTACCGTCTTTCAGGTCGTCGACGTAGCGGTCCACCCCGACCATCAGGGCCGCGGGCTCGGCACCCGCGTGATGGACGCGCTCGTGGACTACCTCGACCGCGAGGCCCCGCCGTCGGCGTTCGTGAATCTCCTCGCCGACGTGGACGGCTACTACGAGCGCTGGGGGTTCGAACCGACCGCGCCGGCGTCGAAAGGGATGTTTCTCCGAGTGGGCGAGGGCGGCGTCCGCGGGCGCGACGAGAACTGAGAACCGAGCGGAGTGTGAATCGGCGGGGCGACGCGTCTTCGGCGCGCAACCGACCGCTCAGGCGGCGGTGGGCTCCCGCGGTTCGGGCTGTGCCTCGACCGGTTCGGCGAAGGCGTAGACGGTCTGGTGGGCGGTCACCGTCACGCGGGCGAAGTCGCCGGGTTCGAGGCCGTGTTCGGTGGCGTTCTGGACGATTATCTGGCGGTAGGCCTCGTCGCGGCATTTCACGGAGTCGCCGGTACCCTCCTCGACGACGAGCACGTCGCGCTCCGTGCCGACCATCTCGTCGTACGCGGCGGCGACGATGTCCATCTTCGCCTCGGACATCTCCTTGGAGCGCTCCTTTTTGAGCGTCCCGCCGAGGCCCTTCAGGTCCGCGGCGTCGGTGCCGGGGCGCTTCGAGAAGCGCGTGACGTTGACCTTCTCGGGGCGAACCTCGCGGAGCAGCTCCATCGACCGCTCGTGGTCCGCGTCGGTCTCGGTCGGGTAGCCGACGATGAAGTCGGTCGAGAGCGTCCAGTAGTCGAGTTCGCGGTCGAACGTCTCGACGATTTCTCTGAACTTGTCGACGCGGTGCTGGCGACGCATGTGTTCGAGCACCTCGTCGGAGCCCGACTGCACGGGCGCGTGGATGAAGTTGTAGAGCTTGTCGTGTCGGGCGAACACCGCGGCGAGTTCGTCGCGGATGCCGTGGACGCCGCCGGGGTTGGCCATGCCGACTCGGACGCGGAACTCGCCGTCGATTTCGGTGCAGATGCGGTCCAGTAGCTCGGGGAGCTTCCGGTCGCCGTTGTCCCAGCCGTAGACGCCGGTGTCCTGGCCCGTGATGCGGAGTTCCTTCGCGCCGGCGTGGACGAGCGCCCGCGCCTTCTCGACGTTCTCGTCGACCGAGGGCGAATCCACCCGGCCGGTGGCGAACTTCGTGATGCAGTACGAGCAGTTCGACATACAGCCGCGGGCGATGGGCAGGATGCCGACCACGCCGTCCAAGACGGGTTCGACGCCGGGGCCGGGGGTCGGACACTCGCCGTTGGTGACGGCGGCCGGCACGTCGTCCCAGTGGAGAATCTGGGCGTCGATGCCCTCCTCGCGGAAGTCGTTGCCCTGCGCGAGCGCCATACAGCCCGTGATGATGAGGTCCGCCGTCTCCGCCGCCAGCTCTTTGGCCCGACGGAGCATGTTCCGCTCCGTCTTCTCCACGACCGTACAGGTGTTCATGATGGCGACATCGGCCTCCTCGGGCCCGTCGACGCGGTAGTGGCCGGCGTCGCGGAGCGCGCTCTCGATGGCGCGGCTCTCGCCGCGGTTCGAGGTGCAGCCGTATGTCTCGATGTGGTATCGGGCCATTCGGTTATCCCACGTACCGGGTCAGCGGGCAAAAACGCCGCGGTCTCCCCCGAGACTGCCGGCGTCCGCGACCCGTGATAGCGTCTCTCGGGGGTCGTCTGCGCGCTCCCTCCGGAGCGTCATCGCCGCATCCGCAGTCTGCCCTCCGCTTTTTCCGCCTCTCACCTCCCGCTTCCC contains these protein-coding regions:
- a CDS encoding GNAT family N-acetyltransferase, which produces MNDDYHLVPEFPAPETYVSLRDAAEMPPRSLAAAERGVPNTIFGVRVVFEGATGDEIVGMGRLVGDGGTVFQVVDVAVHPDHQGRGLGTRVMDALVDYLDREAPPSAFVNLLADVDGYYERWGFEPTAPASKGMFLRVGEGGVRGRDEN
- a CDS encoding tRNA (N(6)-L-threonylcarbamoyladenosine(37)-C(2))-methylthiotransferase, which codes for MARYHIETYGCTSNRGESRAIESALRDAGHYRVDGPEEADVAIMNTCTVVEKTERNMLRRAKELAAETADLIITGCMALAQGNDFREEGIDAQILHWDDVPAAVTNGECPTPGPGVEPVLDGVVGILPIARGCMSNCSYCITKFATGRVDSPSVDENVEKARALVHAGAKELRITGQDTGVYGWDNGDRKLPELLDRICTEIDGEFRVRVGMANPGGVHGIRDELAAVFARHDKLYNFIHAPVQSGSDEVLEHMRRQHRVDKFREIVETFDRELDYWTLSTDFIVGYPTETDADHERSMELLREVRPEKVNVTRFSKRPGTDAADLKGLGGTLKKERSKEMSEAKMDIVAAAYDEMVGTERDVLVVEEGTGDSVKCRDEAYRQIIVQNATEHGLEPGDFARVTVTAHQTVYAFAEPVEAQPEPREPTAA
- a CDS encoding S26 family signal peptidase produces the protein MSDDSQSEARAFARDALSTVAVVVAVGAVLFAVSGVWPPMVAVESGSMQPTLERGDLVVVTAEVRYGGPAADDYGVVTANASEGYGRLGGPGDVVVYDTPSRDGSPIIHRAVFWVEDGENWYDRANSSYVDGSDSCAELLNCPAPHAGYVTRGDDNDYYDQARGIASPVRPDWVRAKGQFHVPYLGELRLEVQKLL